One window from the genome of Prosthecobacter sp. SYSU 5D2 encodes:
- a CDS encoding ABC transporter ATP-binding protein — protein sequence MSLISLSHISKSYNEPGSGNVVPVLRDVSLTIEAGESVAIVGPSGCGKSTLLNILGTLDVPDQGDYIFDGSSIGGNTPEQLAALRSEKVGFIFQLHHLMPQCTVLENVLLPTLALKAKPDAASLQQRAESLLKSVGLQDRLNWKPAQLSGGERQRVAVVRALINQPKVILADEPTGALDEKNAESLTSLLLELQQTTGTTLVMVTHHPAQAARMGRTLKLHEGMLVG from the coding sequence ATGTCCCTGATTTCCCTTTCCCACATTTCCAAATCCTACAATGAACCTGGCAGTGGCAACGTGGTGCCAGTGCTGAGGGATGTCTCCCTGACCATTGAGGCCGGTGAATCCGTGGCCATCGTCGGCCCTTCTGGCTGTGGCAAGAGCACGCTGCTCAACATCCTGGGCACGCTGGATGTGCCGGACCAGGGGGATTATATCTTTGATGGCAGCAGCATTGGCGGCAACACGCCGGAACAGCTGGCGGCACTGCGCAGCGAAAAGGTGGGTTTCATTTTCCAGCTTCATCACCTCATGCCCCAGTGCACGGTGCTGGAAAATGTGCTGCTGCCCACGCTGGCCCTTAAAGCAAAACCGGATGCCGCCAGCCTGCAACAGCGGGCAGAGTCGCTGCTAAAATCCGTGGGACTGCAAGATCGCCTGAACTGGAAACCGGCCCAACTCTCCGGTGGTGAGCGACAGCGCGTGGCCGTAGTGCGAGCGCTGATCAACCAACCCAAAGTCATCCTGGCCGATGAACCCACCGGTGCCCTGGATGAAAAGAATGCTGAATCCCTCACCTCTCTCCTTTTAGAGCTCCAGCAAACCACTGGCACCACCCTTGTGATGGTGACCCATCATCCCGCCCAGGCGGCACGCATGGGCCGGACCCTGAAGCTGCATGAGGGCATGCTGGTCGGATAG
- the atpD gene encoding F0F1 ATP synthase subunit beta — protein MSNIGKIVQVIGPVVDVDFSASGKLPEIYNALEITFDLGGKSSKLTCEVQSHLGDGWVRSVAMSSTEGLKRGIDVTDTGAPITVPVGEEVLGRIFNVTGDAIDDQPAPVTTKRYPIHRPAPALVDQNPSAQILETGIKVIDLICPFTKGGKVGAFGGAGVGKTVVIMELINNIAKGHGGYSVFAGVGERTREGNDLYHEMIESDVIKVKKSGHDIARNPQGGYISEPGSKVALVYGQMNEPPGARLRVALSALSMAEYFRDEKNQDVLLFVDNVFRFSQAGSEVSALLGRTPSAVGYQPTLAAEMGAMQERITSTKSGSITSFQAVYVPADDLTDPAPANTFAHLDSTVVLERSLAELGIYPAVDPLSSVSKALAPDIVGEEHYRVARGVQRVLQRYKDLQDIIAILGMDELSDEDKLIVFRARKLQRFLSQPFHVAEIFTGTKGEYVSVKDTVKGFAEILDGKHDDVPEANFYMKGGIDTVPKA, from the coding sequence ATGAGCAACATCGGCAAAATCGTTCAAGTCATCGGTCCCGTGGTGGACGTAGATTTCTCCGCCTCAGGAAAGCTGCCTGAGATTTATAACGCCCTTGAGATCACTTTTGATCTCGGCGGCAAAAGCAGCAAACTTACCTGTGAAGTGCAGAGCCACCTGGGTGATGGCTGGGTCCGGTCCGTTGCCATGTCTTCCACGGAAGGTCTGAAGCGTGGCATTGATGTTACCGATACCGGCGCTCCCATCACGGTTCCCGTGGGAGAAGAAGTCCTCGGTCGTATCTTCAACGTCACTGGCGACGCCATCGATGACCAGCCTGCACCGGTCACCACCAAGCGTTATCCCATTCACCGCCCGGCACCTGCCCTGGTGGACCAGAACCCTTCCGCCCAGATTCTCGAAACCGGCATCAAGGTGATTGACCTCATCTGCCCCTTCACCAAGGGCGGTAAAGTCGGTGCCTTCGGGGGCGCTGGTGTGGGCAAGACGGTGGTCATCATGGAGCTCATCAACAACATCGCCAAAGGCCACGGTGGTTACTCCGTGTTCGCCGGTGTGGGTGAGCGTACCCGTGAAGGGAATGACCTTTACCATGAAATGATCGAGTCCGACGTTATCAAGGTGAAGAAGAGCGGTCACGACATCGCCCGCAATCCTCAGGGCGGTTACATCAGCGAGCCCGGCTCCAAGGTGGCCCTCGTTTATGGCCAGATGAATGAGCCTCCAGGTGCCCGTCTTCGCGTTGCCCTTTCTGCCCTCTCCATGGCTGAATATTTCCGTGACGAGAAGAACCAGGACGTGCTTCTCTTCGTGGACAACGTTTTCCGTTTCTCCCAGGCCGGTTCTGAAGTGTCCGCCCTTCTGGGACGCACGCCTTCCGCCGTGGGTTACCAGCCGACGCTGGCCGCTGAAATGGGTGCCATGCAGGAGCGCATCACCTCCACCAAGAGCGGTTCCATCACCTCCTTCCAGGCCGTTTACGTTCCTGCGGATGACTTGACCGACCCCGCCCCGGCCAACACCTTTGCTCACCTTGACTCCACCGTCGTGCTTGAGCGTTCCCTGGCAGAGCTCGGCATCTACCCGGCTGTGGATCCTCTTTCCTCCGTGTCCAAGGCTCTCGCCCCGGACATCGTCGGTGAAGAGCACTACCGCGTCGCCCGTGGCGTCCAGCGCGTGCTTCAGCGTTACAAAGACCTTCAGGACATCATCGCCATTCTCGGGATGGACGAACTGTCCGATGAAGACAAGCTCATCGTGTTCCGTGCACGTAAGCTTCAGCGCTTCCTCAGCCAGCCTTTCCACGTGGCCGAAATCTTCACCGGCACCAAAGGTGAATACGTTTCCGTCAAAGACACCGTCAAAGGCTTCGCCGAGATCCTCGATGGCAAGCACGACGATGTGCCAGAAGCCAACTTCTACATGAAGGGCGGCATTGACACCGTGCCGAAGGCCTAA
- a CDS encoding VOC family protein, with product MALLIDSLSEESAMPRLNLVVIRARNAARLAEFYTVLGLSFALHRHGTGPEHFSAENESGVFEIYPVKGDEEPTRNLRLGFEVKGVKATVSDLVKAGAKMVQSPMDSPWGLRAVIQDLEGHKVEITEARDPLT from the coding sequence ATGGCATTGCTGATCGATTCATTGAGTGAAGAATCTGCAATGCCTCGCTTAAATCTGGTAGTGATACGTGCCCGCAATGCGGCCCGCCTGGCGGAATTCTATACTGTCCTTGGACTCAGTTTTGCACTCCATCGGCATGGAACAGGTCCTGAGCACTTCTCCGCCGAGAATGAGAGCGGCGTGTTCGAGATCTATCCAGTGAAGGGAGATGAGGAGCCCACTAGAAACTTGCGTCTGGGCTTTGAGGTGAAGGGTGTCAAAGCCACGGTTTCTGATCTCGTGAAAGCGGGGGCAAAAATGGTCCAGTCGCCGATGGATTCCCCTTGGGGTCTAAGGGCTGTGATCCAGGATCTAGAAGGCCACAAGGTGGAGATCACCGAGGCACGCGATCCATTGACTTGA
- the atpG gene encoding ATP synthase F1 subunit gamma, giving the protein MPSTRDIRRRIKSVKNTAQITKAMQLVAAAKMKKAQDQAANGRAYAELMNKILVSLKTSAEEGSHPYFTEGGGSKTLVLVIATDKGLCGALNTNLIKKLVNTPIEGEVEYVTIGRKATMGLGRLRKTILADFPIKDPARFAEVRSVAKFLQEKFLSGEYARVLVAFNNFINVVTQVPSIEQILPVNPVTLGGKRNFDETSKEINPDNIPDYTFEPDAATVFETVLPQYVNGTVFQMVLEARASEHSSRMVAMKNATDNAKQMLKDLSLEYNKLRQAAITNELLEITTAKMALE; this is encoded by the coding sequence ATGCCTTCCACCCGCGACATCCGCCGCCGAATCAAATCGGTCAAAAACACGGCCCAGATCACCAAGGCCATGCAGCTCGTCGCGGCTGCGAAGATGAAGAAAGCCCAGGATCAGGCCGCCAACGGCCGCGCCTATGCGGAGCTGATGAACAAGATCCTGGTCAGCCTCAAAACGAGCGCTGAAGAAGGTTCCCACCCTTACTTCACGGAAGGCGGCGGCAGCAAGACGCTGGTATTGGTGATTGCGACAGACAAAGGACTGTGCGGTGCATTGAATACCAACCTGATTAAAAAGCTGGTCAATACCCCTATTGAAGGAGAGGTGGAATACGTCACCATTGGCCGCAAGGCGACCATGGGGCTGGGCCGCCTCCGCAAGACCATCCTCGCTGATTTCCCGATCAAGGATCCTGCCCGTTTCGCCGAGGTCCGCAGTGTCGCCAAGTTCCTCCAGGAAAAGTTCCTTTCCGGCGAATATGCCAGGGTGCTTGTGGCGTTCAACAACTTCATCAACGTCGTCACCCAGGTGCCTTCGATTGAGCAGATCCTGCCAGTGAATCCTGTGACCCTGGGCGGCAAGCGGAACTTCGATGAGACCTCCAAGGAGATCAATCCTGACAATATCCCGGACTACACTTTTGAGCCGGATGCAGCCACAGTTTTTGAAACCGTGCTTCCTCAATATGTAAACGGCACCGTCTTCCAGATGGTCCTGGAAGCCCGCGCTTCCGAGCACAGCAGCCGGATGGTGGCCATGAAAAATGCCACCGACAACGCCAAGCAGATGCTCAAAGATCTCAGCCTCGAATACAACAAACTGCGCCAGGCCGCGATCACCAACGAACTTCTCGAAATCACCACCGCCAAGATGGCTCTTGAGTAA
- the atpC gene encoding ATP synthase F1 subunit epsilon, which produces MPIKLEIVTPEASIFSDEVDSVVLPGYDGEIGVLPAHAPLVTTLQVGELRYTKAGKTTELAVGEGLVEVTGSTTRVLTDMAVNTDEIDEKSVEEALERAKKSLENLKPGEHQEEVAAVMAMIQRSTAQLHLKRKRKTI; this is translated from the coding sequence ATGCCCATCAAACTCGAAATCGTCACTCCTGAAGCCAGCATCTTTTCAGATGAAGTGGATTCAGTCGTGCTCCCTGGCTACGATGGTGAGATCGGCGTTCTGCCGGCTCACGCCCCGCTGGTGACCACTCTCCAGGTGGGCGAGCTTCGTTATACCAAAGCTGGCAAAACCACCGAACTCGCTGTTGGCGAGGGCCTGGTTGAAGTCACCGGCAGCACCACCCGTGTCCTCACCGACATGGCGGTAAATACCGATGAAATTGACGAGAAGTCCGTCGAGGAGGCCCTGGAGCGTGCCAAAAAATCTCTGGAAAATCTCAAGCCAGGCGAGCATCAGGAAGAAGTCGCCGCCGTCATGGCCATGATTCAGCGCAGCACTGCCCAGCTTCATCTGAAGCGCAAGCGCAAGACCATCTGA